TTTGATTTCAATGATATTGTATTTTTTAGGGAACGGACTCATGGAAAAAGAGAGGCTGTTATCGGAGGAAGTTACTTGACTATACTAGAAACAAATAGACAATAGTATTCACATATCTTTAACAACGGTTTCTTTTTACATAAGTCCTTGATCATCTGACTACTGTCATCCATTTGTTTCCATCTCCTTTAGCGTTATATGTTTAATAATTCCAAGCTTGCCTATATTATTTTTAGCGTAAAACCTTTTCTCGAATTTTTTTAAAATCACTTGTCCATCTGAATACGCACACCCGACACTTTGATACCCAAAATGATCATAAAAACCCCAAGCTTGCTTACGTCCAGTTAAAAATACAGATTGAAAGTTCATCAGCTCTGCAATTCTTTCAGCAGATTCAAGCAATTTTTTTCCTAGGCCAAACCCTTGATAGCTTTCATCGATAGCCACTTGTTTGATTTGAGCTGCTGTTTGAGTTTTCATTGAAAGAAGTAATGTTCCCACCACTCTTCCATCAATCATCGCTGCCATATGGATGTCCTTTTTTTCATTTAAGGGTAAGTCATTAATCCAAGCTTTACCTGCACTTGTTTTTAGCAACTGGTTTCTTAACTTTATTCCTGCCCAATATTCTTCACTATTCCAATTTACGATTTTCACCATCGCTGCTTTACCATGTTGATTCCTCCATTCTTTTAGTTATTCATTTGATTAATCTCGATGATTTCTGAAAGCTGAGATAATTCTGAAATGATCGTATTGACAGCAAGTGTGCCATTTCTTGTCGCTTCGATTTCCAAAAATAGTCGGACTTTTTTTCCTGCTAGGTCTGTACAAGAAAACTTAGTAAATGTTAAACAATATTTATCTAACAATTGGATGATTTCTGTTCTAAGCATGACCTCACAAGTATTACTCGCAATCACTGAAAGATAATGGATCGACTCTATTTGTTTGTCTTCTCTTTGAACCGTGTAATCATCTATTTTGAGAGATAAATTTCTTAACAGGATATTGACTAACATTAAAACAACCGCACAAAGGACTCCTTCAATCACAAACCCAGCTCCAATCATGCTACCAACTGCTGCTGAACACCATAAAGTTGCCGCTGTATTGATACCTGTCACACTAAACCCTTCTCTTAAAATCACTCCCCCAGCAAGAAAACCGATCCCACTAACTACTTGTGCTGCTATTCTTGTCGGACTACTATCGTCTTGGATCAATGTAGACAATGAGACAAATTGACACGAACCAAATGTCACTAAAGTCATCGTTCTCATACCAGCTAATTTTTTCCGCCATTGTCTTTCTGCTCCAATAATCATTCCGGCAAAAATACTAGCAATAATACTGATTAAAAATGCATAAGTTTGCTCCTTTCTTAGATTTGCTTGTTGGATGTTAGGCTTTTTGGTCTTATCTTTCGTGGCTTACTAAGGAATGCTCACTATCTGCTTCATCATTTTGGAGAAATTTGTTGTTTCTTTTAATGGATTACTTCTCTCCCTTTGGTCGCCAAATACTGTTCATCATCTACTCTGGTCCTTGTTTAATCATAGTGGGTCTATTCTTAAAGCTTTTAGAATTTGATACAGTCGTAACGAATTATGGTGATTCAGGACTAAGGTTACTTCTCTCCCTTTGGTCGCCAAGTACTGTTCATCATCTACTCTGGCCCTTGTTTAATCATAGTGGGTCTATTCTTAAAGCTTTTAGAATTTGATACAGTCGTAACGAATTATGGTGATTCAGGACTAAGGTTACTTCTCTCCCTTTGGTCGCCAAGTACTGTTCATCATCTACTCTGGTCCTTGTTTAATCATAGTGGGTCTATTCTTAAAGCTTTTAGAATTTGATACAGTCGTAACGAATTATGGTGATTCAGGACTAAGGTTACTTCTCTCCCTTTGGTCGCCAAGTACTGTTCATCATCTACTCTGGCGAAGCCAATCGTAGTGATTCACAGCAAAAACCTTCCGCCAAAACTCAGCGGAAGGTCATAAATAGGCGCACAAAAAAAAGCCTGCATGATCTAGTCGTTGAGTTTTGGCACTATACAACGTAAAAAGCAGAGCTTTTAGCTACCTTATGAAAAGCCTTGTAATCGACAATCCCTGTTCTACCCATTGGCATCTCTCGATGTTTTTGGGCAGTAGCCTGTGTTTGTATAGGAGCCTCACCTAACAAATCTATTTAGTTATCTTACAGGTGAAACTATACCATCATTTTAAAATGACTGTCAACACTTTTATTTAAATTTTATTTTTTAATCATTTCAAATATCAAAAAAACAGACACTAAAAACGTATGTTTTTTTACGTTTTCAGTCATCTGTTTTTTTAAATTTTTTATTAAATTTTTTCTACTTTCACAACTGAATTACCAGCAACTTGTGGTGGGATCGACATCGTCATAGCAGGTAAATCAACCAAAGTAAATTGGACCTTATCCCCTGCTTTCAAATTTTCTTCTGTAACATCATCAGCTAATTGGTTTGTTGAGACATTTAAAATAACTCCCTCATTTTTCATCATACCAAGGATTTTTTCGGGATCTTCAATTGCTTTGACCTCATTTAAAACCAAGCGAATCGATTGATCCACCGTTTCGTTTTTCTTCGCATCTTCAACTAAGACAGCCGTAAAAACTGCTTGCGACCTTTCTTTGTCTAAACTGCTAGATGTAGGTTCAGTTGATTGTTCTTTGTTACTAGTCAATATAGTTTCACTGCTTCCTTTCGATGTATCTTTTTTATTTTCAGCACAGGCTCCTAAAGAAATTAATGTCAAAATCGACAATAATGATACTACGATTTTTTTCATAAACTCGCCCTCCAATAGTGATACTTTATTATAAACGATCGCATTCATATCAGTCCATTCCTAGAATTGTAAGATTATTGGATACAAAAAAACTGTCTAGCGACTAGACAGTTTAACCATTTCTTCGATCATTGCCAGACATCGTGATCTCTTTTGCCAAGTATCGAATACGTTCCATGATTCTACGAGCTTTCAAAGGTTCTTGTTCTCCGCGTTGCGTCACGGATAAATGTTTCTCTAACTCTTTCAAATCAAGATTTGATGAAAAGAACGTCACTAATTGCTCTTGCATTCGATATTGTAAAATAACGCTCAATACATCATCACGAATCCAAGAAGTCATTGATTCCGCACCTAAATCGTCAATCATCAAAACTGGTGATTTCTTGACCGCATCTAGCTTTGGTCCAACCATGTCTTTACCAATTGCTTGCTTCATCTCTACTGTAAATGTTGGAAAATGAACGATCGTCGTAACAAAACCACGCTCAGCTAAACTATTAGCTATTGCACCCAACAAGAACGATTTTCCGACACCAAACGTTCCTTGAAGATAAAGCCCTTTATGAAATTCTTTTGGTTTTGACGTGTATTCATTTAAAAATTTCATTGTCTCAGCCATCGCTTGAGCGCGACCTTGGGATGCTGTATCGAATCTACTTAAACTAGCTTCACGAACATCTTTTGGCATATCCATTGCACGCACTCGCTTACGAATTTCGTCTTCTTTTTGCTTAGCGATAAGCGCTTCTGTCGGTACATAGGTGACATCAATATAATGGAAATTCAAGGTCAATTTAGGCTCGTATCCAGGAGCAATCATGGTTGGATCATTCAGCTGATATTTACGTTTTTCTTGAACAAATTCATAAAGTTTTGAATAGCTTTTGCGAACATCATCGTCCGTCAATCGCTCGCGATTTTCCTGAATAAACTGTTGCACATCTGTATCTTTTAAGACAACTTCAACAAGCTCATTGTACCGTTCGTTCATATCTCTATTTTGAATGATTTTTGACATTTCTTTGCCTACATCTTCCATTATTTGTCGCCTCCTTTACTCAAGAAATCTTGAATTTCTTTATCCAATCTTGCTTGCTCTTCTTTAGATAACTTTTGTTCCTCAACTGGATTTTCTACCCAGTCAGGCAACGTTTCTTGACGAATCGGTCGATTATTTTGACCATATCGTTGTCTTGTTTGCTTTTGTTCCTTGCCTTTTTTAGCAATTTCACGCACATGCTCAATGGCCTTTTCTGGTGAAAAAATACCACTTTGTGCCCACTCATTAGCAATTCGATTGATATAGTCCGCTTTTAGTGTGGGTTGTTTTTGGATATTATAAACATAATTGATCAATACATTAATCACACTATTAGGCAAACCAGATTTACTCACCAAATACTTGACCAACGAACGTTCTTGAGGAGTTGTATACCCACCACGTTCATTTTTTAAAGCTTCCAAATAATTTAGTGGAAAATTCTTTTCACTATCCATGATCATTTGGATATCTTGAGTTGAAAAGCCGTTCATTTTTAATGAGTTATAGCGATACGTTTGTTGATCCTCAGCAGATAAATCCACCGAATCATTCTGTTGAAACTCACTAAGTCTTTGTTTTTTATCAGGATCATAGGTTCTATAAATTGCTCGTTCAAAGTCTTTGACATCAATCTTACTCGTATAATAATCAAATGATTTAGAACAAAAATCGATCATTTCCAATTCTGTAATGCCAAATAAATTATGAAAGACAAACACTTCTTCTTTAAATCCAGTATTATTGTCTGGAAGCTTGATTCCAAGTTTCTCGATTCCTTGAACAAAATAGGACCAATCAAAGCTTTCGTTGACGGCACTTGGTTTTCCGGCAGGCCTTGGATCATCAAAAGCTTGCTCCATTTGACTTAGCTGTTTGCTTTGAGACACGATTTGCTCTTCTTTGAAGACATAGATGTCCTTAAATCCTACTGATACCTCTTCAAAGCCAGTTAAATTAAGATATTTCGGCTTAAAGTGATCAAATAACTTATCTAGCTTTCTTTGCCCTACGCTATTTAACAGTGTTAATGACAATACTTCATCTTTAAAAAAACGCTCAGCAGTTTCAGGATGATTTAAACGATAGATGAAATGGATGCCTAATTCGGAATCCTCTTTGGCAAAGGTCGACAATAAGCCAATACCTTCTAATTTCATTCTAGCTGCTTCAATTTGTTTCATGCTGATATCCATCATCGTGATCAGATCGGCATGAAACAGAGATTCACTCATTCCCGACTCATCAATCTCTGATAAAAGTGTTAAATATAAGCTGAATGCTTGCGCACCAATTATTGGCTGATATAAAAGCGTCAATACCGCTTGTTCTTGATCCGCTAAGGGAGAAGCAATCGCTGTTTTAAATATACTTTTAGGACGGATTTCTTTCCAATTGTCTTTCAAGGAAAGACCTCCTTATTCATTCGTTGTATCTGAATTTGAAGATTTTGCTTTATCAACGATTCCCTGCAGTTCTTTTAAGAACACACTCATATCTTTAAATTGACGGTAGACACTGGCAAATCGGATATAGGCGATTTCATCCAAATTAACTAAATCTTCCATTACATATTCTCCGACCAAAGTAGTCGAAATCTCATTTTCACCTAAGCTACGTACACGGTTTTCGACATTGTCAACGATTTGCTCCATTTGTTCCATGGCAACTGGACGTTTTTCAGCCGAACGGATCAATCCACGCAAAATTTTCTCTCTATTAAACTCTTCCCGGTCGCCATTTTTCTTGATGACT
The Enterococcus silesiacus DNA segment above includes these coding regions:
- a CDS encoding primosomal protein DnaI, with protein sequence MEDVGKEMSKIIQNRDMNERYNELVEVVLKDTDVQQFIQENRERLTDDDVRKSYSKLYEFVQEKRKYQLNDPTMIAPGYEPKLTLNFHYIDVTYVPTEALIAKQKEDEIRKRVRAMDMPKDVREASLSRFDTASQGRAQAMAETMKFLNEYTSKPKEFHKGLYLQGTFGVGKSFLLGAIANSLAERGFVTTIVHFPTFTVEMKQAIGKDMVGPKLDAVKKSPVLMIDDLGAESMTSWIRDDVLSVILQYRMQEQLVTFFSSNLDLKELEKHLSVTQRGEQEPLKARRIMERIRYLAKEITMSGNDRRNG
- a CDS encoding helicase DnaB; protein product: MKDNWKEIRPKSIFKTAIASPLADQEQAVLTLLYQPIIGAQAFSLYLTLLSEIDESGMSESLFHADLITMMDISMKQIEAARMKLEGIGLLSTFAKEDSELGIHFIYRLNHPETAERFFKDEVLSLTLLNSVGQRKLDKLFDHFKPKYLNLTGFEEVSVGFKDIYVFKEEQIVSQSKQLSQMEQAFDDPRPAGKPSAVNESFDWSYFVQGIEKLGIKLPDNNTGFKEEVFVFHNLFGITELEMIDFCSKSFDYYTSKIDVKDFERAIYRTYDPDKKQRLSEFQQNDSVDLSAEDQQTYRYNSLKMNGFSTQDIQMIMDSEKNFPLNYLEALKNERGGYTTPQERSLVKYLVSKSGLPNSVINVLINYVYNIQKQPTLKADYINRIANEWAQSGIFSPEKAIEHVREIAKKGKEQKQTRQRYGQNNRPIRQETLPDWVENPVEEQKLSKEEQARLDKEIQDFLSKGGDK
- the nrdR gene encoding transcriptional regulator NrdR, coding for MRCPRCHHNNSRVIDSRQADDGRAIRRRRECENCNYRFTTFERIEAAPLLVIKKNGDREEFNREKILRGLIRSAEKRPVAMEQMEQIVDNVENRVRSLGENEISTTLVGEYVMEDLVNLDEIAYIRFASVYRQFKDMSVFLKELQGIVDKAKSSNSDTTNE